A genomic stretch from Hirundo rustica isolate bHirRus1 chromosome 26, bHirRus1.pri.v3, whole genome shotgun sequence includes:
- the ARMC6 gene encoding armadillo repeat-containing protein 6: protein MGSKQIAQETFDDAVQENITEFEMDPEEAVREAVQQFESQGVDLSNIVKAVRPPASENGQRQKHQILLTLDSLGRAVAEAAVAELPEQLSAFAAQCKEQLAFRYLAGRNGAYPVVFSACQLAAGDRDLLLQAFSTLSALLDGQPDLLDAAGRELVLQSLRERREDAELTLAGLRCVRNACLKHERNRQDFVKAGILPLLTGAIVQHGDSADVVRTAASALRVMTFDDDIRVPFGHAHDHAKMIVLENDGLRVLIEAAKAFTDNSGVLSELCATLSRLSVRNEFCQEIVDLGGLNFMVTLLADCMEHPDVVRQVLSAIRAVAGNDDVKDAIVDAGATDLIVLAISHHLGNPQICEQGCAALCALALRKPENCSVIMEGGGALAALQAMKAHPREVAVQKQACMLIRNLVSRSRDFSRPILEMGAENLITEARAAHRDCDDVARAALRDLGCAVELRELWTGQKGSLAQ from the exons ATGGGGTCCAAACAGATCGCCCAGGAGACGTTCGATGATGCGGTGCAGGAGAACATCACCGAGTTCGAGATGGATCCAGAGGAGGCCgtcagagaagctgtgcagcAGTTCGAGTCCCAAG GTGTGGACCTGAGCAATATCGTGAAAGCCGTGCGACCTCCTGCCTCTGAGAACGGCCAGAGGCAAAAGCATCAAATCCTGCTG ACGCTGGATTCCCTGGGCAGAGCCGTGGCAGAGGCAGCCGTGGCCGAGCTGCCCGAGCAGCTCTCGGCGTTCGCGGCGCAGTGCAAGGAGCAGCTCGCCTTCCGCTACCTGGCTGGCCGGAATGGCGCCTACCCCGTGGTGTTCTCAGCCTGCCAGCtggctgcaggggacagggatTTGCTgctgcaagccttctccacgctctctgccctgctggacGGGCAGCCGGACCTGCTGGACGCGGCCGGGcgggagctggtgctgcagagcctgcgggagcggcgggaggaCGCGGAGCTGACGCTGGCCGGGCTGCGCTGCGTGAGGAACGCCTGCCTCAAGCACGAGCGGAACAGGCAGGACTTTGTCAAGGCTGGGATCCTCCCTCTCCTCACTGGGGCCATCGTCCAGCACGGGGACAGCGCCGACGTGGTCAGGACGGCCGCCTCGGCCCTCAGGGTGATGACTTTCGACGATGACATCCGTGTGCCCTTCGGTCACGCCCACGATCACGCCAAGATGATTGTCCTGGAGAACGATGGGTTGAGGGTGCTCATTGAGGCTGCAAAAG CCTTCACGGATAACTCCGGGGTTCTCAGCGAGCTCTGCGCCACCCTCTCTCGCCTCTCCGTCAGGAATGAGTTCTGCCAGGAGATTGTGGACCTCGGGGGCTTGAATTTTATGGTGACTCTGCTGGCTGACTGCATGGAGCACCCG gacgTGGTGAGGCAGGTGCTCAGCGCCATCCGCGCCGTGGCCGGCAACGACGACGTCAAGGACGCCATCGTGGACGCCGGGGCCACCGACCTGATCGTGCTGGCCATCAGCCACCACCTGGGCAACCCTCAG ATCTGCGAGCAGGGCTGCGCAGCCCTGTGCGCGCTGGCCCTGCGCAAGCCCGAGAACTGCAGCGTCATCATGGAGGGCGGCGGGGCGCTGGCGGCTCTGCAGGCCATGAAGGCTCACCCACGAGAGGTGGCTGTCCAG aaaCAGGCCTGCATGCTGATCCGGAACCTGGTGTCCCGCAGCCGGGATTTTTCCCGGCCCATCCTGGAGATGGGCGCCGAGAACCTGATCACGGAGGCTCGCGCGGCGCACAGGGACTGCGACGACGTGGCCAGGGCCGCgctcagggacctgggctgcGCCGTGGAGCTGCGGGAGCTGTGGACGGGCCAGAAGGGGAGCCTGGCTCAGTGA